The Nocardia sp. NBC_01503 sequence CTGCGCGAAGCGGTGACCGACACGATCGAGGGCTGCCTACGGGATCTGGCCGGTACGCCACCGGCCCCGATGCCCGAACTCTGTGAGCGACTCGCGCGGCAGCGACTACTGGACACGCTGCATCCGGATGGTGAGATCAGTTGCGGATGAGCAGCACGATGGCGGCCGCGGCGACGGCGAGTACCAGGGCGGCGAGCCCGTAGCCGAGCCGGTGGTTGCGTAGCGCGGGCAGGAGACGGTCGACGGCGTAGCGGCCCGGACCGGTGAGCGTCAGCGCGGCCGCGGCGGCGGTGAGGAGCAGTTCGTACTCGACGCCCTTGGGAGCGAAGAAGCCGTTGCCCCACTTCACGGCGAGCGCGTTCAGCAGCGTGCCCACCAGTGCGGCGCCTGCCAGCGGGGTCAGCAGGCCGATCGCCAGGGCCAGTCCGCCGAAGGTTTCGGTCAGACCGGCGATGACCGCCATGGTGCGCCCGGCGGGATATCCGCTCATGCTGAAGAACGCCGCGGTGCCGTCGATTCCGCCGCCGTTGAACCAGCCGAAGAGTTTCTGGGCCCCGTGTGCGGCCATGGTGAGGCCGACGGCGAGACGCAGGAGCAGGAGTCCGAGGTCATAGGAGATGGCCGTGGCGGGCGTGGACACGGCCTCGGCGGGTGTGGTCGCGGTCGAAATCGTGGTCATGAGAACGCCTTTCGTGGAGGGGTGTAGTCAGCCGAGCTGGATGGAGCGTCGTGCCATGCCGAACCAGAAGCCGTCGATAACGGTGCGGACGGTGCCCAGATCGGATTCGCCCGCGCCGAGGGTGACGAACAGCGGTGCGAAGTGTTCGGTGCGCGGATGCGCCAGCTGTGCGCCGGGCGCGGTGTGCCGGAAGTTCAATAGCGTGTCGATATCGTTGGCGGCCAGCGCTTCTCGGCCCCACTCGTCGAATTCGACGGTGAACGAGTAGGCATGCTCGTCGTCGCCGGTCATGGCGCGCAGATTATGGGTGAAGAATCCGCTCCCGACGATCAGTACGCCCTGCGCGCGCAGGGGAGCGAGTTTGCGCCCCACCTCCAGCAGGGCCCGCGGGTCGAGCGTCGGGATGGACAGTTGCAGGATCGGGATGTCCGCATCGGGATACATCTCCTTCAACGGCACGTACGCACCGTGATCCAGCCCGCGATCGGGGAAATCCCGCACGCCGGCGCCGGGGCCGGAGAGCAGCGCACGCACCTCGGCGGCCAGTTCCGGTGCCCCGGGTGCGGCGTAAGTGACGTCGTAATAGCGCTTTTCGAACCCGCCGAAGTCATAGACCAGCGGCACGGTGGTGGTCGCCCCGAGTGCGATCGGTGCGGTCTCCCAGTGTGCGGACACGATCAGAACGGCCCGCGGCCTGGGCAGCTCCCGCGCCCACGCGGCGAGCTCGCCGGGCCAGTGCGCATGATCGGCCAGCGGCGGCGCGCCATGCGACAGATACAGCACGGGCATGGACCCGGTATCGGCAGCCATCGGACTTCCCTTCGCACATCATGTTCAAATTTGAACAATAATCACGCTAGCAGCTTGTTCAAATTTGAACAACAGGGGCTATGCTGGACCCGTGCGGGAACCCCAATGGCTGAACGACCGCGAGATGCGGACCTGGCAGAGCTTCCTCGCGGCCGGAGCGCTGGTCGCCCGCGAGATCGAACGCCACCTCAAACAGGAGGGCCTCTCGCACACCCAGTACGAGGTACTGGTCCGACTGGCGGACGCGCCGCAGCACTCCGTACGCATGACCGAACTGGCCGATGCGCTCTACACCTCCAAAAGTGGTCTGAACTACCAGGTCACGCTGTTGGAGAAGGCGGGCCTGGTCCGCCGTGAGAGCTGCGA is a genomic window containing:
- a CDS encoding DoxX family protein produces the protein MTTISTATTPAEAVSTPATAISYDLGLLLLRLAVGLTMAAHGAQKLFGWFNGGGIDGTAAFFSMSGYPAGRTMAVIAGLTETFGGLALAIGLLTPLAGAALVGTLLNALAVKWGNGFFAPKGVEYELLLTAAAAALTLTGPGRYAVDRLLPALRNHRLGYGLAALVLAVAAAAIVLLIRN
- a CDS encoding MarR family winged helix-turn-helix transcriptional regulator; the protein is MREPQWLNDREMRTWQSFLAAGALVAREIERHLKQEGLSHTQYEVLVRLADAPQHSVRMTELADALYTSKSGLNYQVTLLEKAGLVRRESCDTDVRGVLAVLTDTGRARLAEIAPGHVETVRQVLIDVLTPAQQQAIAAGLGEVGRRLAQPPAKP
- a CDS encoding dioxygenase family protein, translating into MAADTGSMPVLYLSHGAPPLADHAHWPGELAAWARELPRPRAVLIVSAHWETAPIALGATTTVPLVYDFGGFEKRYYDVTYAAPGAPELAAEVRALLSGPGAGVRDFPDRGLDHGAYVPLKEMYPDADIPILQLSIPTLDPRALLEVGRKLAPLRAQGVLIVGSGFFTHNLRAMTGDDEHAYSFTVEFDEWGREALAANDIDTLLNFRHTAPGAQLAHPRTEHFAPLFVTLGAGESDLGTVRTVIDGFWFGMARRSIQLG